ATCTTCCGCTCGACTTCCTTGCTCCAGTCCTCCACGGGGCTCGCATGCATCCCGTCTTCCGTGAAGACCGGCATGAATTCCTCGATCGAGACCGTCTCCTGGCGGCGCTTCCCGCGGAGCCTCATCAGGCAGGCGTTCACGCAGATCCGGTAGATCCAGGAGTAGAGCGCCGAATTGCCCTTGAACGTGTGCGCCTTCTGGAACACCGTCAGGAACACGTCCTGGGCCGCTTCCTCGGCGTCGCTCTCGTTCTTCAGGATCGACATCGCGAGGCCGTAGATCTTCCCGTGGAACCGCTGGAACAGGACCTCGACCGCCTCGTCGGACCCTTTCCGAAGCTCCTCCAAAAGAACCTTGTCGTCGAACAGCCGCTCCGCGTGCATGCGCTGCTCCTGCTTAGATTCGACCGTCGGGACCCGGATTCGTTTACAGCCTGAATTGCAACGATTACCATGTTTTTCCCCGCAGGCGCAAGAGCCGCCCCGCACCTTCGGAATCCTTTCGCGCCTTTCGCGCCTTTCACGCTTGGCCGCGCGACGGATTTGCCTTACAATCGTAGGAAACGCCGGCTTTTTCCGGCCGTCGGGAGATCTATGTGAAAGCGAACCGCAATTGCTGCTTTTTCGCCGCCCTGCTGGCCGCCGGGACTCTTACCTTCCTCCTTGCCGTGGCCAAAAGGGGAAAACCCCCGATGTCGCTGCCCTCTTCTCCCCCGGAGGGAGGCGAGAGGGAAGGAGAATTCGAGCTCTTCATCGGATCGTAAGGAAAGTCGAAAGGAAAGGAATCCCCTCTCCAAGGCGCCGACGTGAATCTTCTTCCCCCTGCAGCCGGGGAAAAAGGCAGCGTCCGTTCCGGTTCCCGCCCTCCCCCTCCTCCGCATCCAACCTCCCCTTCCCCGGTCCGTAAAGAAAGGGGGGAAACCGGCCGATATCTTCTTGGGAAAGGAAAAAACGCTTTGGTATCGATTGATCTGCGCCCGATCGCCTGATTTCGGGGGATCCATATGCCGGAAATCCGTTTCTCCCGAAATCCGGGGTTGACACGATTCCCTTATTGGGGAAAATGTTCCTTACTATCCGAATCGGAGCTTCGATGAAACGGGTCCTTTTCCTGATCCCCGCATTTCTTTTGTTTATTCTCTTCAGCACGTACATCAATCCACCTCCCCCACAGATCGATTCTTCCCCCTCCCCTTCCGAAGGAACGACCGGGGAAATGCCCCGGAAGATCCCCGTGACCTCCCGCCTGATCGAGGACGTAGTAAAGCGCGGGGAGACGATGGTCGACATCTTCCAAAAGTACGGTCTGGATATTCAGGAACTGCTCCGCCTCAGGGAAGCGTCCGCAGGCATCCACCGATTACGGAACATCTCCGCGGGGAAACCGTACAAGATCGAATTGGCGCCGGACAACAGCGTCCTCTCGCTTACGTATCAGATCAACGACGACGTCCTGCTCAACGTCACCCGCTTCGACCCCGAGTTCCGGGCGGAAAAAATCGTGATCCCGTACGAAACGAGAGAGGGCACCTTCGGAGGGCGCATCGAGAGCAACCTCTACGACTGCCTGGGGAACGACGGAGAGTCCGGACCGCTTGCGTACGCCCTCGCCGACATCTTCTCCTGGGACATCGACTTCACGACCGACCTGCGGAAGGGGGACACCTTCCGGTTCGTCGTCGAGGAACTGTGGCTGGGCGGCCGGTTCAAGCGGTACGGGGAGATCCTCGCCGCCGAGTTCGTAAACGACGGGACGACGTCCCGGGCGTTCCGGTACGAGGGCCCCGACGGGCGTGCCGGCTATTACGACGACAAGGGGAAATCGCTCCAGCGCTCCTTCCTGAAGGCCCCGCTGAGCTACCGCCGCATCAGCTCCGGGTTCACTTTCCACCGGATGCACCCGATCCTGAAGATCCGCCGGCCCCACCTGGGCGTCGACTACGTCGCGCCCCGGGGAACCCCGGTGTCCGCCCTGGGAGACGGGACCGTCCTGTTCGCCGGGTACAAGGGGGCCAACGGCAACCTCGTGATCCTGCGGCACCCGAAGGGGTTCACCACCTACTATGGCCACCTCGCAAAGATCCGGAAGGGAATCCGGCGAGGCGCCCGGATCGCGCAGGGCGACGTCGTCGGGTACGTCGGGGCCACCGGCCGCGCCACCGGCCCCCACCTCGACTTCCGGATGAAGCAGGCGAGCCGGTTCGTAAACCCCCTCAAGGTCGACATCCCCCGCAGCGGGGGGATCCCGAAGCAACTCCTCGCCGACTATGACAAGAAACGGCACGCGCTGGGGCTCGCGCTCGCCTCGATCGTCCCCGCCCCGCCGGAGCCGGGCACGCGCACCGCGGAACGGACGGCCGCGTCGGGCCGCTGAACCGGCCCGTTCCTCCCCCATGGCTCGATCCGTCCCGGGAGGGGCTTACGCCGGACCGAGGTTTCTTCTTTTTTTGCCATGAAACCGGAATGACGGTATTTTCTTCCCAGAGGAGACGGCCTGACGCCTGACCGGAGGCGGGGCCTTCTCCTGTAGGAAGGGGCGGCGAATTCACCATGAAACGGGTCGTTTTCTTTGTCCTTCTCGTCGGGGTGCTTCTGCCCCCGGTCGCCTTCGCGTCCGGGGAGGACCCTTCCCTGCCGCTACTTCTCTACCTCGTCGTGATCCTGCTGGCTGCGAAACTGATGGGGCACATCGGGGTGCTCCTCGGGCAGCCGGCCGTCCTGGGCGAGCTCCTGGCCGGGATCCTCTTGGGGAACCTACCCCTCCTCGGCGTCCAGGGGCTTGCAGGGATCGACACGGACCCGTATGTCGACATCCTCGCGAGGATCGGCGTGGTCATCCTCCTGTTCTCCGTCGGGGCCGAGTCGACCATCCGGGACATCCTGAACGTGGGTCTCTCCTCCCTCCTGGTGGCCTTGCTGGGCGTTGCCGCGCCGTTTGGCCTGGGATGGTTCGTGGGCGCCTGGCTCCTGCCGGAGCAATCCGTCTATACCCACGTCTTCTTGGGGGCGACGCTGTGCGCGACGAGCGTCGGGATCACGGCGCGCGTTCTCCAGAACATAGGAAAATCCCGGGACAAGGAGTCGCGGATCATCCTCGGGGCCGCGGTGATCGATGACGTCCTGGGCCTCATTATCCTCGCCACCGTCTCCGGGATCATCCTCGCCGCGGACCAGGGGGAGAAGATGAGTCTGTGGTCCCAGGCCCAAATCGCTCTCAAGGCGGGGGGGTTCCTGGTCTTCGCCCTCATGCTCGGGTCGTTCCTGACGCCGAAGATCTTCTGGAGGGCCGCGAAGCTTCGGGGGCCCGGGGTCCTCCTGGGGGTATCCCTCGCCTTCTGCTTCCTCCTCTCGTACCTCGCCGGGATCTCCGGCCTCGCCCCGATCGTGGGGGCGTTCGCCGCCGGCCTGCTCCTCGAATCGGTCCACTTCCGGGAATTCGGGGAGCGGGAGATCCACTACCTCGAGGACGCCCTCCGCCCCATCATGGAATTTCTCGTTCCGGTATTCTTCGTCCAGATGGGGGCCAAGGTGGACATCCGGGTCTTCTCATCCACGGATGCCCTGTGGCTCGCACTCGCCTTGACCGTCGCCGCCATCGCGGGGAAGCAGTTGTGCTCCCTGGGAGTTCTGGGGAAAGGGATCAACCGGTGGGCCGTCGGATTCGGGATGATCCCCCGCGGGGAGGTCGGGCTGATCTTCGCGAGCCTCGGGGCGACCCTCATCCTCGGGGGAGAAAGGATCATCGACAACACCACCTACTCGGCGGTCGTCATCATGGTGCTCGTCACCACCCTCATCACCCCGCCGCTGCTCAAGTGGGCCCTGGCCGGGAAGCCGAAAGAGGAGGAAGGGTAGAATCCGCTTCCCTCACGGTGCTCGCGGGCGGCTATCGCTCCGCCGCCTCGGAGGGGGCTCCGTTCGTGGCTCGCCGTGCGGTGAATCTGCACGGCTGCGCTTAACCTCACAGCGCACCCACTCCTTCGGCTTGCTACGCTATTTCGGCACCCGCGAAACGGCGCCCGCTCGCTGCCATTCCGCTCGACGCAATTCAACGGGGACATTCCTGATTCATATCCGGGATGCGGGAGAGGAGTGTCCCCGCCCATGATGTTAAGGCGCCTCGAATTTATACCCGACGCCGTAGACCGAGCGGATCCACTCCTCGCCCGGGACGGCGGCCTCGATCTTCCTGCGCAGCTTTTTCACGTGGCTGTCGATCGTGCGGTCGCTGACGACGCGCTGGTCGGAATAGATCCGATCCATCAGCTGGCTGCGGGAATAGATGCGCCCCGGGTTCGATGCCAGGAGATGGAGCAACTGGAACTCCACGGCCGTGAGGGGAAGGGCAACGCCGCGGAGGGTCGCCTGGTAGCGATCCTTGTCGAGGAAAAGCCCGTGACTGGCGGGAGACGGCTGCCCGCCTGCGCGGCGCAGCACCGCCTTGACCCGCGCGACGACCTCGCGGGGGCTGTAGGGCTTGCAGATATAGTCGTCCGCCCCGAGTTCCAGCCCGAGCAGGCGGTCGATCTCCTCCACGCGCGCCGTCACCATGAGGATCGGGACCGGGGAGAAGGAGCGGATCTCCTTGCAGATCTCCATGCCGTCCTTGCCCGGCAGCATCAGGTCGAGCAGGACCAGGTCGGGGGCTTTCTCCCGGACCCAGGGAACGACCGCCAGGCCATCCCCGAGGCAGTGCGCTTCGTATCCCGCCTGCTCCAGGTAATCCCTGAGCACGCCGGCAAGCCTTGGCTCGTCCTCGACCACAAGGATCTTCCCGGGCATATCTTCCTATCCGCTCACGGGCAATTCCACCCTCACCCAAAGGCCTCCCAGCGGGGAGGAGAGGGCGGTGATGGTTCCCTTGTGGGCCTCGACGATGTTCCGGCAGATCGCCAGGCCAAGCCCCGCACCGCCCGTGGCCCGGCTTCGGGATCCCTCCACCCGGTAGAGCCGGTCGAAGAGCTTCCCCGTTTCCGTCCCGGCCACGCCGGGAGCCGAGTCCTGGAAATGAATGGTGGCCGTCTCGCCATCCCGTTCGATGCGGACCCGCAACCGGCCGCCGGGATCGGTGTATTTCAGGGAGTTCTCCAGAAGGTTGGAGAATAACTGGTGCAGCCGATCGGCGTCCGCGAACAGGGGGATGGCCGGGCCGGGGGAAAGATCCGTCTCCAGGGAAATGTTCTTGTCGGCGAATTCCGATCGGTACAGATCCAATGCCTGGTGGAGCACAGAGGCGAGGTCGGTGTCCGACATGCGGTACGTCAGGGCGCCGATGTCCGAAAGGGAGAGTTCATAGAGATCGTCCACCAGCCGGCTCAATTTCATCACTTCCCCATGCAGGCCGCCGATCGCCTCGGGGGTGGCCGCGCGGATCCCGTCCTGCATCGCCTCGATCTCCCCCCGGAGCACGGACAGAGGGGTCCGCAGTTCGTGGGAGATGTCGGCGACCCACTGCCGTCGCGCCTGCTCGTTTTTCTCGAGGGTCAGGGCCAGCGTGTTGAAATCCCGGGCAAGCCGGCCCAGTTCGTCGGACGACGAGACCTGCACGCGCACGTCGTACTTTCCGGAGGCCAGCCGGTGCGTCGCTTCGGCCAGGTCCCCGATTCGTTTCACCATCCGATGGGCGAGGGGGAAGGATAATAGAGCCGCCCCGCAGACCATGGCCAGGGCAATGAGGGCGAAGGCCTGTTTCTGTTCCCGGACGAACCGCAACTGGTGGGCGTCGGAAAGGATTCTCGAGGGCACCCATCCCACATACCCCACCGTTTCCCCTCCACGCATCAGCGGTTTTAGCGCAAGGTCCCCCGGAAGCTCGGAGGGGCCGAAGATCCGGTTTTTCCCGGCGTCCAGCAGCACGAACCTGCGCCCCGGATGCCTCGCCCATTCCGGCGGCATCCTTCCGGCCGCCATGCGCTGCCCCCTTCGCGGCCGGGACGGCTCCCCCCTCTCGCCGGAAAGGCCCTCTCCGGTCGATCCCGGCGGAGGGGATTCCCGGAGACGGTCCGGGAGAGAATCCCGGAGCATCTCGCGCCAGCGGCGGGGGTCCTCCTGAAGAAACCGCCAGGAACCCTCCCCGGCGTAACCTTCCTCGAGTTCGCTGGCCAGGGCGTCGAGACGCGTGAGTTCCATCGTCTTCACGTAGTTGAGAAATCCCCGGTCGAAGCTCCACCGCATCACCAGAAACATGCAGACGACCACGCCCCCGGCGGCCGCCAGCATGGCGAGAAACAGTTTGTATTGGATCCGGATCTTCACGCCCCCTCCCGAAATCGTGCCCGACCTCACGATCTCCCATAGCACAGCGGAATCGGGGAAAACCAGAGATATCCCGGTCCCCCCGAGAATTTCCTCATTTCCTCCCCATTTCGTCCACATTCGACGGGTTTAATCGGTCATGACGATGGACGTCAAACACGGATCGGAAAGGAGATCGCGATGAAGACGATGGGAGCAAATGTCATGAAAACCTTGGGGATCCTGGCGATTCTGGCCATGATTCCGGCATACGGGTACGCCTTCGGAGGCCATGGGGATGGACGGCACCGGCAGGGTCCGCCGCAGGAGGCGATCGACGCGTGTGCGGGACTCCGCGAGGGGGACGCGGTCCAGTTCACCACTCCCCGCGGGGATGCCGTGTCGGGTACCTGCCGGCAGATCCAGGGCCAAATGGTCGCCGTGCCGGAAGGGGGTCCTTCCGGCGGTCGAATGGGAAAGGGGTCAGGGCGGCACTTCGCCCGGTTGGCCAAGGCCCTCGATCTGACGGATGCCCAAAAGGAGCAGGTCAAGACCATTCTCGAAACCGAGAGGGAGAAAGTCGCTCCGTTTCGGCAGAAGCTTGGGGAAACCCGGGAGAAGATCCGCCGGGCCGTGGAGGCGGAGCCCTTCGACGAGGCGGCGGTTCGTTCCCTGGCGGCTAGCCAGAACGAGACGCGCACCGAGTTGATGGTGTCCCGGGCCCGGGTCAAAAGCCAAATCTTCGCCCTTCTCTCCCCCGAACAGCGGGAACGGGCAAAGAAATTCCATCCCTGGGGGGAGAAACGGCCCGGCCGCGACTCATGGAAGTAAACCCCTGTTTCCCGGGGTTTTCCTTTCGCGCACCAGCGGTTGCCGGGGTGGAAGGCCCCGGCAACCGCACCTGCGAAGACTTTCCCTGTGCAACGGAGGTCTGACGGACGACGACACGACCCCCGCGTTGAAGCGAAGCGATCTTCGGAAGCAAGAATTCGTTTGGGAGGGAATCCGGATGCTCAAGTTAAAAATCCTTCTGGATTTACGCACTTGTTGTCAGCGTCACAAAACTCTCCTATTTCGATAGATACGCCGGCATGCTTGCCGCAGAAGGCTTATGGAGCAGGTTCGACGATGCTGACCGCCTGCTGCGCCTCCCAGTCCTGAACGGCCGAAAGAACCTCTTCGGGGGTACGGCAGGACCGGATCTTCAGGAGAAAGTGGCGGTTCCGGGAAACCCTCGCGAGGATCCCCAGGATCTGGACCTGGGAGTCGGGAGACTCCGCGGGCGTGAGCACCAGGAAGATGTACTCCACCGGTTTTTCGAGGGAGAGGTCCTCCACCCCCTGGCGGGTGACGCCCATGGCGACGATGGGATTTTCCAGGTTCTCCACGCGCGCGTGGGGGAACGCGACCCCCTCGTTGAAGAACGTCGACCCCTCCTCTTCCCGCTTCAGGATCAGTCCGAGAACCGTCGCCGGATCGCCGATCCCGCTGTCCGACACTGCCGCGTCCACCAAGGTGCGCAACGCAAGCTCCTTCCGGACCGGCTGGTTCCATATCACGATGCCCCGGGTGCTGATCAGGTTGCTCAGGACCGGCAGCCTGGAAGCGGGAGGAACCGTTCCTTCGGTGGTTCGCGGGGGGGGTGCTTCACTTATTCCCCTCTCCGGAGTCGGCCGCGGGTGGGCCGCCTCTTCCTCTCGCGTGTCGAGGACGACGACGGTCATCCCCATCGCGTTGTGGATCAGCCGGTCCACCGTGCTGCGCTCTCCCATCCATCGCTTCCAGGCGGGGAGGGGGGTCGGGCTTCCCACGACGATGGTCCCGACCCGGTATTCCCTGGCGAAACGGAGGAGGGTGTCCGCGATGTCCTCCCCCTTGTACGTGAAAACCATCGCACCCAGCTGCTTGGCGAGGATCAGGGTACCGGAGAGGATGCGCTGTGTATGCGCGTCGATGACCGTCGGCTCCTCGGAAGGGGTCTGCACGTAGACGGCGTACCAGTTCCGGTTGAGTTTTCCCGCCAGCCGGGAAGCGTACCGGAGCAGCGCCTCCCCCTTGGGGCCGCGGGAGCTCAGGCACACCATGATCTGGTCCGGGGCCGCGACGGCCTCTTCTTCCGGGGTCTCCCGCCGGCGCTGGTCGATCTGCGAGGCGAGCTCCCGAAGGGTCAGCTCCCGGAGCTTCTCCAGGTTCGCCGCCTTGAAGAAATTCTCCAGCGCGGTCTGGATCCGCTCCGGCGGGTATACCTTCCCCTCCAGCAGGCGCTTGCGGAGATCTTCGGTCGTCAGGTCGACGTTCACGAGCTGGTCCGCCTCGCCGAGCACCGTGTCCGGTATCCGCTCCCGGATCTTGACGTGGGTCGCCTTCTCCACCATGTCGTAGAGGCTTTCCAGGTGCTGGATGTTCAGCGTAGTGATGACGTGGATCCCCTCGGCCAGGATGTCCTGGACATCCTGGTACCGTTTGGGGTTCCGGCTGCCGGGAACGTTGGTGTGTGCCAATTCGTCGATGAGGGCTACCTGGGGTTTCCTGGCCAGGACGGCGGAAAGGTCCATTTCCTCGAGGACCACGCTCCGGTACTCCTGCCGGCGGCGCGGGACGACCTCCAGTCCCTCGATCAGCTTCGCGGTTTCCGCCCGCCCGTGGGTCTCCACCAGCCCGACGACGACGTCGATCCCCTCGTCCT
This window of the Candidatus Deferrimicrobiaceae bacterium genome carries:
- a CDS encoding sigma-70 family RNA polymerase sigma factor — its product is MHAERLFDDKVLLEELRKGSDEAVEVLFQRFHGKIYGLAMSILKNESDAEEAAQDVFLTVFQKAHTFKGNSALYSWIYRICVNACLMRLRGKRRQETVSIEEFMPVFTEDGMHASPVEDWSKEVERKMLDKELGNVIKKFTEDLSEKYRVVFVLSDVEGLSNEETAQILGLTVPAVKSRLHRARLYLREQLSRYLREGKVA
- a CDS encoding peptidoglycan DD-metalloendopeptidase family protein codes for the protein MPRKIPVTSRLIEDVVKRGETMVDIFQKYGLDIQELLRLREASAGIHRLRNISAGKPYKIELAPDNSVLSLTYQINDDVLLNVTRFDPEFRAEKIVIPYETREGTFGGRIESNLYDCLGNDGESGPLAYALADIFSWDIDFTTDLRKGDTFRFVVEELWLGGRFKRYGEILAAEFVNDGTTSRAFRYEGPDGRAGYYDDKGKSLQRSFLKAPLSYRRISSGFTFHRMHPILKIRRPHLGVDYVAPRGTPVSALGDGTVLFAGYKGANGNLVILRHPKGFTTYYGHLAKIRKGIRRGARIAQGDVVGYVGATGRATGPHLDFRMKQASRFVNPLKVDIPRSGGIPKQLLADYDKKRHALGLALASIVPAPPEPGTRTAERTAASGR
- a CDS encoding cation:proton antiporter; protein product: MKRVVFFVLLVGVLLPPVAFASGEDPSLPLLLYLVVILLAAKLMGHIGVLLGQPAVLGELLAGILLGNLPLLGVQGLAGIDTDPYVDILARIGVVILLFSVGAESTIRDILNVGLSSLLVALLGVAAPFGLGWFVGAWLLPEQSVYTHVFLGATLCATSVGITARVLQNIGKSRDKESRIILGAAVIDDVLGLIILATVSGIILAADQGEKMSLWSQAQIALKAGGFLVFALMLGSFLTPKIFWRAAKLRGPGVLLGVSLAFCFLLSYLAGISGLAPIVGAFAAGLLLESVHFREFGEREIHYLEDALRPIMEFLVPVFFVQMGAKVDIRVFSSTDALWLALALTVAAIAGKQLCSLGVLGKGINRWAVGFGMIPRGEVGLIFASLGATLILGGERIIDNTTYSAVVIMVLVTTLITPPLLKWALAGKPKEEEG
- a CDS encoding response regulator, translating into MPGKILVVEDEPRLAGVLRDYLEQAGYEAHCLGDGLAVVPWVREKAPDLVLLDLMLPGKDGMEICKEIRSFSPVPILMVTARVEEIDRLLGLELGADDYICKPYSPREVVARVKAVLRRAGGQPSPASHGLFLDKDRYQATLRGVALPLTAVEFQLLHLLASNPGRIYSRSQLMDRIYSDQRVVSDRTIDSHVKKLRRKIEAAVPGEEWIRSVYGVGYKFEAP
- a CDS encoding ATP-binding protein, whose amino-acid sequence is MKIRIQYKLFLAMLAAAGGVVVCMFLVMRWSFDRGFLNYVKTMELTRLDALASELEEGYAGEGSWRFLQEDPRRWREMLRDSLPDRLRESPPPGSTGEGLSGERGEPSRPRRGQRMAAGRMPPEWARHPGRRFVLLDAGKNRIFGPSELPGDLALKPLMRGGETVGYVGWVPSRILSDAHQLRFVREQKQAFALIALAMVCGAALLSFPLAHRMVKRIGDLAEATHRLASGKYDVRVQVSSSDELGRLARDFNTLALTLEKNEQARRQWVADISHELRTPLSVLRGEIEAMQDGIRAATPEAIGGLHGEVMKLSRLVDDLYELSLSDIGALTYRMSDTDLASVLHQALDLYRSEFADKNISLETDLSPGPAIPLFADADRLHQLFSNLLENSLKYTDPGGRLRVRIERDGETATIHFQDSAPGVAGTETGKLFDRLYRVEGSRSRATGGAGLGLAICRNIVEAHKGTITALSSPLGGLWVRVELPVSG
- a CDS encoding Spy/CpxP family protein refolding chaperone: MKTMGANVMKTLGILAILAMIPAYGYAFGGHGDGRHRQGPPQEAIDACAGLREGDAVQFTTPRGDAVSGTCRQIQGQMVAVPEGGPSGGRMGKGSGRHFARLAKALDLTDAQKEQVKTILETEREKVAPFRQKLGETREKIRRAVEAEPFDEAAVRSLAASQNETRTELMVSRARVKSQIFALLSPEQRERAKKFHPWGEKRPGRDSWK
- a CDS encoding PTS sugar transporter subunit IIA, whose product is MIRRAGRGRLKVYLGYGAGVGKTYQMLLEGHRLKDEGIDVVVGLVETHGRAETAKLIEGLEVVPRRRQEYRSVVLEEMDLSAVLARKPQVALIDELAHTNVPGSRNPKRYQDVQDILAEGIHVITTLNIQHLESLYDMVEKATHVKIRERIPDTVLGEADQLVNVDLTTEDLRKRLLEGKVYPPERIQTALENFFKAANLEKLRELTLRELASQIDQRRRETPEEEAVAAPDQIMVCLSSRGPKGEALLRYASRLAGKLNRNWYAVYVQTPSEEPTVIDAHTQRILSGTLILAKQLGAMVFTYKGEDIADTLLRFAREYRVGTIVVGSPTPLPAWKRWMGERSTVDRLIHNAMGMTVVVLDTREEEAAHPRPTPERGISEAPPPRTTEGTVPPASRLPVLSNLISTRGIVIWNQPVRKELALRTLVDAAVSDSGIGDPATVLGLILKREEEGSTFFNEGVAFPHARVENLENPIVAMGVTRQGVEDLSLEKPVEYIFLVLTPAESPDSQVQILGILARVSRNRHFLLKIRSCRTPEEVLSAVQDWEAQQAVSIVEPAP